A stretch of Saccharomyces cerevisiae S288C chromosome IV, complete sequence DNA encodes these proteins:
- the MSN5 gene encoding karyopherin MSN5 (Karyopherin; involved in nuclear import and export of proteins, including import of replication protein A and export of Far1p and transcription factors Swi5p, Swi6p, Msn2p, and Pho4p; required for re-export of mature tRNAs after their retrograde import from the cytoplasm; exportin-5 homolog) — MDSTGASQIVSALDVIYSPKSNNSQRQEAQKFLDEVKLCSESPFWGYEIALQNPTNSILKYFGLGLLDHAVKKNWNDYDEGKRVALRKWVMELNFGVQDYDTRYIKEKLATLWVEVAKRTWGEALKQTNPTEEQLLTSWVDMDNNLFELWNINQSSRELALIIFRILFEDVFLLDDLIVLKRMTVIQPLCVMIVCPIEVFAIKYKFSDKWTKFKANEEGWFSVWIPELNNALQQNNSEYIIRLLETLKTCLNWPLTEVIVRNDVLSSLLTCLSSNIPRAQSMALDSIHILLTRPYSNESHYQMTIDRVFDNMDLLDSVYESLLFDPTDDIDETKYPIIKKFVDMISCLYVCVPKIKETNGQIQKYFKLVLKTTYNPSLIVSGLTLDLWCTCLRNDEYLPKLEKYVIPDLLQFAADALVYYEQIDGHISKKFAEIDFQSKSEFQTFCSTYRKRIRDIIRLISCVELDLTYDWLNNRLNNYFSSPFGQQVLSSTFLDHKLEPYLGALSQYMIVECFINGCIRWKIWYPTGDDYDEKLDSILQKLEILSNQLIALNLREPLLLKKQIQNFALFLTMLKDNVLFTLLEKIITSATMDYPEINLEERGAESDAVRDLRYACGIELNRMALLMPESLKKIYPDLESVIARIMPNLSYHEKISFKSFLLIIVLKSSLDMKEERFAAIVDPELLAWSDKTTVVGLSDLHWFMERLGIVQIAEYFQRRDIDENSDLLSIPIDDEGKELKSELTKRWQSLFPVRATRMFIHYSMQSIKTDEEFKMLQDLWRPRIVPILPYITRLLYQLQSYHDPDNWKGLPTVVQSFVKYSTIERFWEAGASNKSKDEFIDEHMKAMQTLRDFADSVGHIIRYTREYTLLVLSAISSLGSVFYLLDESPDLLLNSIAIFKPGSNEISPGVSTHGWKHIMNIAIRPILKGCPKDCLGKFMPAFLPKLFEILDLLLCQKWSSHMNDMDMNPVPTDDDQMTEEILEENLLRQLTTVVVRIVIDCVGQGNANPNSAKSRLNNHQMEMRKIIFNDLNTLAPFLKLLNHLISFKDTKCSFNSILVMKCCLTSVLNQNNTVDEYFTFEVMKNLLLNVLCNSAFKDSFHEALYAFTVIFLTLCKEYPSARAFLFEISNGYNIDELYRNLRSVDEYKTQRALMIDFIDWVKSTSGKEDGNVDHAGDERKRQEKREAILKKANERLIKKNKENGDMLDDPNIEDGAVGNLFDDN, encoded by the coding sequence aTGGATTCCACAGGCGCTTCTCAGATTGTTAGCGCACTAGATGTTATTTACTCCCCCAAGTCTAACAATTCTCAACGGCAAGAAGCTCAGAAATTTTTAGATGAAGTGAAATTATGCTCAGAATCGCCCTTTTGGGGCTACGAAATTGCATTGCAAAACCCCACTAATTCTATATTGAAATACTTTGGACTAGGATTACTAGACCATGCagtgaagaaaaactgGAATGATTATGACGAGGGGAAAAGAGTGGCCCTGAGAAAATGGGTCATGGAACTTAATTTTGGGGTGCAAGATTATGATACCAGATATATTAAGGAAAAATTAGCCACTTTATGGGTAGAGGTGGCAAAAAGAACATGGGGTGAGGCTCTTAAGCAGACAAACCCTACGGAAGAACAGTTACTCACATCTTGGGTGGACATGGACAATAACCTTTTCGAACTTTGGAACATAAATCAATCGTCAAGAGAACTAGCATTAATAATTTTCAGAATCCTTTTTGAAGATGTTTTCTTGTTGGACGACCTAattgttttgaaaaggatGACGGTTATTCAACCCTTATGTGTAATGATTGTTTGCCCTATTGAAGTTTTCGCAATAAAATACAAATTCAGTGATAAATGGACCAAATTTAAAGCTAATGAAGAGGGCTGGTTTTCTGTTTGGATTCCAGAGTTGAATAATGCATTACAACAGAATAATTCTGAATACATCATAAGGCTTTTAGAAACTCTGAAGACGTGTTTAAACTGGCCATTAACAGAGGTCATTGTAAGAAATGACGTGTTATCCTCCTTATTGACTTGTTTATCCAGCAATATCCCAAGGGCGCAGTCAATGGCATTAGACTCGATACATATTCTGTTGACCCGTCCCTATAGTAATGAAAGCCATTACCAAATGACCATAGATCGAGTTTTTGATAATATGGACTTATTAGATAGCGTTTATGAAAGCTTGTTGTTTGATCCTACAGATGATATAGATGAAACGAAATATCCTATAATTAAAAAGTTCGTGGATATGATCAGTTGTCTCTATGTTTGTGTCCCAAAGATTAAGGAGACAAATGgccaaattcaaaaatattttaagcTTGTATTAAAGACAACTTATAACCCAAGCTTAATCGTTAGCGGATTAACATTAGACCTATGGTGTACCTGTCTTCGAAACGATGAATACTTACCCAAGCTGGAGAAATATGTCATTCCTGATCTACTACAGTTTGCCGCGGATGCTTTAGTCTATTATGAACAGATTGATGGTcatatttccaaaaaatttgcgGAGATTGATTTTCAATCCAAGTCCGAATTTCAAACATTTTGTTCCACTTATaggaaaagaataagaGACATCATTAGGTTGATTTCTTGCGTCGAATTAGACCTTACTTATGATTGGTTGAACAACAGATTAAACAATTATTTCAGCTCTCCATTTGGTCAGCAGGTCTTAAGTTCCACATTTTTGGACCATAAATTAGAGCCTTATTTAGGTGCCCTCTCCCAATACATGATTGTTGAATGTTTCATCAATGGTTGTATAAGATGGAAGATCTGGTATCCAACAGGAGATGATTATGACGAAAAACTAGATTCCATATTACAAAAACTGGAAATTTTGTCAAACCAGTTAATTGCATTAAATTTAAGAGAACCATTGttattgaagaaacaaatccaaaattttgcaCTTTTTTTGACAATGTTAAAAGATAATGTGCTTTTCACacttttagaaaaaatcataacaaGCGCCACGATGGACTATCCAGAAATTAATTTGGAAGAGAGAGGCGCTGAATCAGACGCAGTTAGAGATTTGAGATATGCTTGTGGTATCGAGTTGAATAGGATGGCTTTATTAATGCCCGAAtctctgaaaaaaatataccCAGACCTTGAAAGTGTCATTGCCAGAATCATGCCCAACTTATCTTAccatgaaaaaatttccttcaaatcCTTCTTATTGATCATTGTATTGAAGTCTTCATTAGATATGAAAGAGGAAAGATTTGCGGCTATTGTGGATCCAGAACTTTTAGCCTGGTCTGATAAAACAACAGTTGTTGGTCTTTCTGATTTGCATTGGTTTATGGAACGCTTAGGTATTGTTCAGATCGCAGAATATTTCCAGAGGCGTGATATCGACGAAAATAGTGACCTTTTATCAATTCCAATTGATGATGAGGGTAAAGAGCTGAAGTCGGAATTGACCAAACGTTGGCAAAGCTTGTTTCCTGTTCGTGCAACAAGAATGTTCATTCATTATTCAATGCAAAGTATAAAGACagatgaagaattcaaaatgcTACAAGATCTGTGGAGACCTAGGATTGTCCCAATATTACCTTACATCACGAGACTACTGTACCAATTGCAATCCTACCACGATCCAGATAATTGGAAAGGATTACCTACGGTTGTGCAATCCTTCGTCAAGTATTCCActattgaaagattttggGAGGCCGGAGcttcaaataaatcaaAGGATGAGTTTATTGATGAACATATGAAAGCGATGCAAACCTTACGAGACTTCGCCGACTCCGTAGGACACATCATTAGGTATACAAGGGAATACACTCTACTTGTTTTAAGTGCCATATCATCACTTGGTAGTGTTTTTTACCTTTTGGACGAATCGCCCGACCTACTACTGAACTCTATTGCCATATTTAAGCCAGGTAGCAATGAGATAAGCCCTGGAGTTTCAACACATGGATGGAAACACATAATGAATATAGCCATTCGTCCTATATTAAAAGGTTGTCCAAAAGATTGTCTGGGGAAATTCATGCCCGCATTTTTGCCtaaattatttgaaatcCTGGACCTGCTGCTATGTCAGAAATGGTCCTCGCATATGAATGATATGGACATGAACCCAGTTCCAACTGACGATGATCAAATGactgaagaaattttggaagagaATTTGTTGAGACAACTAACCACAGTTGTTGTTAGAATAGTAATTGATTGTGTTGGTCAAGGCAATGCCAATCCAAACAGTGCTAAAAGCAGGCTAAATAACCATCAAATGGAGAtgagaaaaattatatttaATGATTTAAACACCCTTGCtccatttttgaaacttttgaaCCATTTAATTTCCTTCAAGGATACAAAATGTTCATTTAACTCCATCCTAGTAATGAAATGCTGCTTAACCTCAGTCCTTAATCAAAACAACACGGTGGATGAATATTTCACATTTGAAGTGATGAAAAATCTGTTGCTAAATGTGCTGTGTAATAGTGCGTTTAAGGATTCTTTCCATGAGGCACTATATGCTTTCActgtgatttttttgactCTGTGCAAAGAATATCCCTCTGCTAGAGCGTTCCTTTTTGAGATATCTAATGGTTATAATATTGATGAGTTATACAGAAATTTAAGGAGCGTGGACGAATACAAAACACAAAGGGCACTCATGATTGATTTTATAGATTGGGTTAAATCCACCAGTGGGAAAGAAGATGGTAATGTGGACCATGCAGGCGATGagagaaaaagacaagAGAAAAGGGAAGCTATCCTCAAGAAGGCAAATGAGAGATTAATTAAGaagaataaagaaaacgGAGACATGCTGGATGATCCGAACATTGAAGACGGTGCTGTGGGTAATCTCTTTGATGACAACTGA
- the MRX8 gene encoding translation initiation/elongation factor MRX8 (Conserved mitochondrial YihA GTPase family member; required for efficient cellular respiration; localizes to mitochondrial inner membrane facing matrix side; associates with mitochondrial ribosome; required for de novo Cox1p synthesis at suboptimal temperatures; sumoylated under stress conditions): MEQLCKRYVHTPAAFIQNIVANTKRTTLATQLSVEKAKKKVPKTALKKKLNSRPKERLPNWLKLNDVFNIHYEKPSNSDINKVNRFFNKAKVEFEWCAASFDDIPENPFLNKKSHKDILKDHGECGTTLIDTLPEVIFLGGTNVGKSSILNNITTSHVSRDLGSLARVSKTTGFTKTLNCYNVGNRLRMIDSPGYGFNSSKEQGKVTLQYLLERKQLVRCFLLLAGDKEINNTDNMIIQYIHEHGVPFEVVFTKMDKVKDLNKFKKKVMSSGLMDLPTLPRLVLTNSLTSSTSPKRFGIDLLRYVIFQSCGLIL, translated from the coding sequence ATGGAACAACTGTGTAAGAGGTACGTGCATACACCGGCGGCTTTTATACAAAACATTGTTGCTAACACTAAAAGAACAACGCTAGCCACGCAATTATCTGTTgaaaaagctaaaaaaaaagttccCAAGACAGCTcttaaaaagaaacttaaTAGTAGGCCAAAAGAAAGGCTTCCGAATTGGCTAAAACTAAACGATGTTTTTAACATACATTACGAAAAGCCATCTAACTCTGATATAAATAAGGTTAACAGATTCTTCAACAAGGCTAAAGTGGAATTTGAATGGTGTGCAGCTAGTTTTGATGACATACCAGAAAATCCCTTCCTGAATAAGAAATCTCATAAGGACATATTGAAAGATCATGGGGAATGTGGAACTACATTGATTGATACTTTGCCAGAAGTCATCTTTCTCGGAGGAACTAATGTGGGGAAGTCCTCTATCTTGAACAACATAACCACCTCGCATGTAAGCAGAGATTTAGGAAGTTTGGCAAGAGTGTCTAAAACAACAGGATTCACAAAAACTCTCAACTGTTATAATGTGGGAAATAGACTCAGAATGATCGATTCGCCTGGTTATGGCTTTAATAGTAGTAAAGAGCAAGGAAAAGTCACTTTGCAGTACCTCCTGGAGAGGAAACAACTTGTCAGATGCTTTCTCTTACTCGCTGGAGATAAGGAGATAAATAACACAGATAATATGATCATTCAATACATTCATGAACACGGAGTTCCTTTTGAAGTTGTTTTTACGAAAATGGACAAGGTTAAAGATTTAAATAAGTTTAAGAAGAAGGTTATGAGTTCAGGGTTAATGGACTTACCAACTCTACCCAGACTTGTATTGACTAACTCGCTTACGTCCAGTACATCTCCTAAACGGTTCGGTATAGATCTTCTAAGATATGTAATATTTCAAAGCTGTGGTTTGATTTTATGA
- the MRPS28 gene encoding mitochondrial 37S ribosomal protein uS15m MRPS28 (Mitochondrial ribosomal protein of the small subunit), producing MSIVGRNAILNLRISLCPLFMGKRSFVSSPVSNSAKAVKFLKAQRRKQKNEAKQATLKASTDKVDPVLGRADTPFITRIMAELKEPLVLSKGYNIEEVDKFLAAIESAKRERAELSGLNTEVVGIEDIEKLEDRREAILRILSMRNSENKNAIKMAVELARKEFERFPGDTGSSEVQAACMTVRIQNMANHIKEHRKDFANTRNLRILVQQRQAILRYLKRDNPEKYYWTIQKLGLNDAAITDEFNMDRRYMQDYEFFGDKILIRDSKKVANQKRKEIRKQKRATF from the coding sequence ATGTCGATTGTTGGAAGGAATGCTATTCTGAATCTAAGAATTTCACTATGTCCTCTGTTTATGGGCAAAAGATCGTTTGTATCCTCTCCGGTTAGCAATAGTGCAAAAGCTGTGAAATTCTTAAAGGCTCAAAGAcgaaaacagaaaaatgaaGCCAAACAAGCCACTTTGAAAGCGTCAACCGATAAGGTTGATCCAGTTCTGGGCCGGGCGGACACTCCCTTTATAACACGTATTATGGCAGAGTTAAAAGAGCCTTTAGTTCTATCGAAAGGTTATAATATTGAAGAGGTAGACAAGTTCCTTGCAGCCATTGAGTCTGCTAAGCGTGAAAGAGCTGAGTTGTCAGGTTTAAATACAGAAGTTGTGGGTATTGAAGACATAGAAAAACTGGAAGACAGACGTGAAGCCATCTTGAGAATATTGAGCATGAGGAACTCCGAGAATAAAAATGCCATTAAAATGGCTGTAGAACTCGCACGTAAGGAATTTGAGAGGTTCCCAGGCGATACTGGCTCCAGTGAAGTCCAAGCAGCTTGCATGACTGTTCGTATCCAGAATATGGCAAACCATATTAAAGAGCATCGTAAGGATTTTGCTAACACCAGAAATTTGAGGATATTAGTCCAGCAAAGGCAGGCAATATTaagatatttgaaaagagatAATCCTGAAAAATACTACTGGACTATTCAAAAACTAGGATTGAATGATGCGGCCATAACGGATGAATTCAATATGGACAGGCGTTACATGCAAGATtatgaattttttggtGATAAAATATTGATAAGAGATTCTAAGAAAGTGGCAAATCAAAAGCGTAAGGAgataagaaaacaaaaaagggCTACATTTTAG
- a CDS encoding uncharacterized protein (hypothetical protein; member of the multi-drug and toxin extrusion (MATE) family of the multidrug/oligosaccharidyl-lipid/polysaccharide (MOP) exporter superfamily), with product MAGILSKTLSEVHPSLRTNGMGIGNTHRRISLGFLPPNKKNPLVRKFRARTRNIDQRSFRSLTDDFGSNVHEPNPYLGNIDEEPDLYYHDEEDGELSRTISLPSRVSETPELSPQDVDWILHEHERRYSSVCNSDNEEASQSNTPDRIQEYSGRELEYDEFMNRLQAQKQKLTRSAVTDAKGTSHHRRPSFVSVTSRGSVPTIYQEIDENDSEALAELAHSHVTFKSEARVLASYSFPLIFTFLLEQIFPMVCSLTVGHLGKNELAAVSLASMTSNITLAIFEGIATSLDTLCPQAYGSGRFYSVGVHLQRCIAFSLVIYIPFAVMWWYSEPLLSYIIPEKELINLTSRFLRVLILGAPAYIFFENLKRFLQAQGIFDAGIYVLTICAPLNVLVSYTLVWNKYIGVGFIGAAIAVVLNFWLMFFLLLFYALYIDGRKCWGGFSRKAFTHWNDLGHLAFSGIIMLEAEELSYELLTLFSAYYGVSYLAAQSAVSTMAALLYMIPFAIGISTSTRIANFIGAKRTDFAHISSQVGLSFSFIAGFINCCILVFGRNLIANIYSKDPEVIKLIAQVLPLVGIVQNFDSLNAVAGSCLRGQGMQSLGSIVNLMAYYLFGIPLALILSWFFDMKLYGLWIGIGSAMLLIGLVEAYYVLFPDWDKIMTYAEILKETEDDEVDSDEYLTDSDDPDENTALLGA from the coding sequence atggCTGGAATTTTGTCAAAGACTCTTTCAGAAGTGCATCCTTCCCTCCGAACAAATGGTATGGGTATCGGTAACACTCACAGGAGGATATCGCTAGGCTTCCTACCTCCCAACAAGAAGAATCCTCTGGTACGAAAATTTCGTGCAAGAACGAGAAATATTGATCAGAGGAGTTTCAGATCTTTAACAGATGATTTTGGAAGTAACGTCCATGAACCAAATCCGTACTTAGGTAATATTGATGAGGAACCTGACCTTTACTAtcatgatgaagaagatggcGAACTGAGCAGAACGATTTCTCTACCATCAAGGGTATCAGAAACTCCTGAGCTTTCGCCACAAGATGTTGATTGGATTCTACATGAACATGAACGACGATACTCATCGGTATGCAACTCTGATAATGAGGAAGCAAGTCAAAGCAACACACCAGATAGAATACAAGAATATTCTGGAAGAGAACTAGAATATGACGAATTTATGAATAGACTCCAAGCTCAGAAACAGAAATTAACTCGAAGTGCGGTAACAGACGCTAAAGGCACCTCACATCACAGAAGACCATCATTCGTATCTGTGACTAGCCGAGGCTCAGTTCCCACAATTTACCAAGAGATCGACGAGAACGATTCTGAGGCACTAGCAGAATTGGCTCACAGCCACGTCACCTTCAAATCAGAAGCAAGAGTTTTGGCATCTTATTCCTTCCCTCTAATTTTCACATTCTTATTGGAACAGATTTTCCCTATGGTATGTTCATTAACTGTGGGCCACTTAGGCAAAAATGAACTAGCAGCTGTGTCCTTAGCATCCATGACTTCTAATATAACACTAGCGATATTCGAGGGTATTGCCACTAGTCTAGATACTCTATGCCCTCAAGCGTATGGCTCTGGGAGATTCTACAGTGTAGGAGTTCACCTTCAACGTTGCATTGCTTTTTCATTGGTCATATATATACCTTTTGCTGTCATGTGGTGGTATTCTGAACCTCTTCTTTCTTATATCATCCCTGAGAAAGAATTAATCAACCTAACGTCACGATTTTTAAGAGTACTAATATTGGGAGCGCCAGcgtatattttttttgaaaatttaaaacGATTTTTACAAGCCCAAGGTATTTTCGATGCAGGCATCTACGTTTTGACAATATGTGCTCCCTTAAACGTATTAGTCAGTTACACTCTCGTTTGGAACAAGTACATTGGTGTTGGATTTATTGGGGCTGCAATTGCCGTTGTGCTTAACTTCTGGCTAATGTTTTTCTTACTATTGTTTTATGCATTGTATAttgatggaagaaaatgctGGGGTGGATTCTCAAGGAAGGCTTTCACCCATTGGAATGATTTAGGGCATTTAGCCTTCTCAGGTATTATTATGTTGGAGGCGGAAGAGCTGTCATATGAACTATTGACGTTATTTAGTGCATATTACGGTGTCAGTTATCTAGCAGCTCAGTCGGCAGTATCTACTATGGCTGCATTGCTCTATATGATCCCATTTGCAATAGGTATATCTACCTCTACGAGAATTGCGAACTTCATTGGTGCAAAAAGAACCGATTTCGCGCACATCTCTTCTCAAGTTGGGTTGTCATTTTCGTTTATTGCGGGGTTCATCAATTGCTGCATACTAGTATTTGGACGTAATCTAATCGCCAACATTTACTCAAAAGATCCCGAAGTCATCAAATTAATTGCGCAAGTATTGCCCTTGGTGGGTATTGTGCAAAATTTCGACTCGCTTAATGCCGTTGCTGGGTCTTGCCTCAGGGGTCAAGGCATGCAATCTCTAGGAAGTATAGTAAATTTAATGGCTTACTATCTATTTGGAATTCCCCTGGCTCTCATCCTAAGTTGGTTCTTTGACATGAAATTGTATGGTCTTTGGATTGGTATTGGAAGTGCCATGCTTTTAATTGGGCTAGTTGAGGCTTATTACGTATTATTTCCCGATTGGGACAAAATTATGACCTATGCTgagattttgaaagaaaccgaagatgatgaagtaGATAGCGATGAGTATTTAACAGACTCAGACGATCCTGATGAAAACACAGCCCTCTTAGGGGCTTAA
- the FCF1 gene encoding rRNA-processing protein FCF1 (PINc domain endonuclease; required for early cleavage of 35S pre-rRNA and maturation of 18S rRNA; component of the SSU (small subunit) processome involved in 40S ribosomal subunit biogenesis; copurifies with Faf1p), translated as MGKAKKTRKFGLVKRTLNTKKDQRLKKNQENIKTKEDPELTRNIPQVSSALFFQYNQAIKPPYQVLIDTNFINFSIQKKVDIVRGMMDCLLAKCNPLITDCVMAELEKLGPKYRIALKLARDPRIKRLSCSHKGTYADDCLVHRVLQHKCYIVATNDAGLKQRIRKIPGIPLMSVGGHAYVIEKLPDVF; from the coding sequence ATGGGTAAAGCtaagaaaacaagaaagTTTGGCCTCGTAAAAAGAACTTTGAACACCAAGAAAGACCAAagattgaagaaaaaccaggaaaatatcaaaactAAAGAAGACCCTGAGCTAACCAGGAATATACCACAAGTATCAAGTgcacttttctttcaatacAATCAAGCTATAAAGCCACCTTATCAAGTACTGATAGATACCaattttataaatttttctatcCAGAAAAAAGTCGATATTGTTAGAGGAATGATGGACTGTCTACTCGCAAAATGTAACCCGTTAATCACAGATTGTGTGATGGCAGAGTTAGAAAAATTGGGCCCCAAGTACCGTATCGCCTTGAAACTGGCTCGAGATCCTAGAATAAAGAGACTAAGCTGTTCGCACAAGGGTACGTACGCGGATGACTGTTTAGTGCATCGAGTCTTACAACATAAGTGTTACATCGTAGCTACAAACGATGCCGGCCTGAAACaaagaattagaaaaatCCCTGGAATTCCTTTGATGAGCGTAGGCGGTCACGCATACgtcattgaaaaattgccAGATGTCTTTTAA
- a CDS encoding arginine--tRNA ligase (Arginyl-tRNA synthetase; the authentic, non-tagged protein is detected in highly purified mitochondria in high-throughput studies; YDR341C has a paralog, MSR1, that arose from the whole genome duplication), whose protein sequence is MASTANMISQLKKLSIAEPAVAKDSHPDVNIVDLMRNYISQELSKISGVDSSLIFPALEWTNTMERGDLLIPIPRLRIKGANPKDLAVQWAEKFPCGDFLEKVEANGPFIQFFFNPQFLAKLVIPDILTRKEDYGSCKLVENKKVIIEFSSPNIAKPFHAGHLRSTIIGGFLANLYEKLGWEVIRMNYLGDWGKQFGLLAVGFERYGNEEALVKDPIHHLFDVYVRINKDIEEEGDSIPLEQSTNGKAREYFKRMEDGDEEALKIWKRFREFSIEKYIDTYARLNIKYDVYSGESQVSKESMLKAIDLFKEKGLTHEDKGAVLIDLTKFNKKLGKAIVQKSDGTTLYLTRDVGAAMDRYEKYHFDKMIYVIASQQDLHAAQFFEILKQMGFEWAKDLQHVNFGMVQGMSTRKGTVVFLDNILEETKEKMHEVMKKNENKYAQIEHPEEVADLVGISAVMIQDMQGKRINNYEFKWERMLSFEGDTGPYLQYAHSRLRSVERNASGITQEKWINADFSLLKEPAAKLLIRLLGQYPDVLRNAIKTHEPTTVVTYLFKLTHQVSSCYDVLWVAGQTEELATARLALYGAARQVLYNGMRLLGLTPVERM, encoded by the coding sequence ATGGCTAGCACAGCAAATATGATTTCTCAACTAAAGAAACTATCTATCGCGGAACCTGCGGTTGCCAAGGATTCTCATCCTGATGTAAATATCGTGGATTTGATGAGAAATTACATTTCACAAGAATTAAGCAAGATTTCCGGCGTAGACTCGTCTCTTATTTTTCCAGCATTAGAATGGACAAATACTATGGAGAGAGGCGATTTGTTGATTCCTATCCCAAGATTGAGAATCAAAGGTGCCAATCCAAAGGATTTGGCAGTCCAATGggctgaaaaatttccatGTGGAGATTTCTTGGAGAAAGTTGAAGCGAATGGCCCGTTCATccagtttttcttcaaccCTCAATTTTTAGCAAAACTTGTCATCCCAGATATCTTAACCAGAAAGGAGGATTATGGTTCTTGCAAATTGGTTGAAAACAAGAAAGTTATTATTGAATTCTCCTCTCCCAACATTGCCAAGCCATTTCATGCTGGTCATTTAAGATCCACTATTATTGGTGGCTTTTTGGCCAACctttatgaaaaattaggTTGGGAGGTTATCAGAATGAACTACCTGGGTGACTGGGGTAAACAATTTGGTCTTTTAGCTGTTGGTTTTGAAAGATACGGTAATGAAGAGGCTTTAGTTAAGGATCCAATTCACCACCTGTTCGATGTTTACGTTCGTATCAACAAGGATATTGAGGAAGAAGGTGACAGTATTCCATTAGAACAATCCACCAATGGAAAAGCTCGTGAATATTTCAAGAGAATGGAAGATGGTGACGAGGAAGctttaaaaatttggaagagATTCCGTGAAttttctattgaaaaatatattgaCACATATGCACGTTTGAACATCAAATATGATGTTTACTCTGGTGAATCTCAAGTTTCTAAAGAATCCATGCTCAAAGCTATCGACCTGTTCAAGGAAAAGGGCTTAACACATGAGGATAAGGGTGCAGTTTTGATCGATTTGACAAAATTTAACAAAAAGTTAGGAAAGGCTATTGTTCAAAAATCGGACGGTACTACGTTATATCTAACTAGAGACGTTGGTGCAGCTATGGACCGTTATGAAAAGTATCATTTTGACAAGATGATTTACGTTATCGCTTCTCAACAAGATTTGCACGCTGCCCAATTCTTCGAAATTTTGAAGCAGATGGGCTTTGAGTGGGCTAAAGATCTACAGCATGTCAACTTTGGTATGGTCCAAGGTATGtcaacaagaaaaggtACTGTTGTCTTCTTAGATAATATCTTGGAGGAAACtaaggaaaaaatgcaCGAAGttatgaaaaagaatgagAACAAATACGCGCAAATTGAGCATCCAGAAGAAGTTGCCGATTTAGTTGGTATCTCTGCCGTCATGATTCAAGATATGCAAGGTAAGCGTATCAACAACTACGAGTTTAAATGGGAAAGAATGCTTTCATTCGAAGGTGACACTGGTCCATACCTTCAATATGCTCACTCAAGGTTAAGATCAGTTGAAAGAAATGCTTCTGGTATCacccaagaaaaatggaTAAATGCCGATTTTTCGTTATTAAAAGAACCTGCCGCAAAACTGTTGATTAGACTGCTAGGCCAATACCCCGATGTTTTGAGAAATGCAATCAAAACCCACGAGCCAACAACCGTGGTCACatatttattcaaattGACTCACCAGGTTTCTTCTTGTTATGACGTCTTATGGGTTGCTGGTCAAACTGAAGAATTAGCAACTGCCCGTCTGGCTCTATATGGTGCTGCAAGACAAGTTTTATACAACGGTATGCGCTTGTTAGGTTTAACTCCCGTAGAAAGAATGTAA